One region of Miscanthus floridulus cultivar M001 chromosome 19, ASM1932011v1, whole genome shotgun sequence genomic DNA includes:
- the LOC136527288 gene encoding uncharacterized protein isoform X2 encodes MHGPRPPVPTRQGQSARRHHIGRLSLPSATRRWWRRRSADPPLVPSPQSPSNPAARCKEGPACAAYTNLAHELEDLLRKQRLYENHRWYFHFNFTTKQKETDDDQSTGKKLFFAEVSHMQGKSDWEVNCCRMIEFEAKGGHCLGCKNNGSPDMQHPVETDAYTSGHLDGYLPFGGYYVEDEDEDEDEDEDEDEGEDVDVMQEEFEGRGRGSWDRVSVSLDLGVSSICSGPAHIYQCIQLNSRTKAQHGEELSCIQFCDVRTNKL; translated from the exons ATGCATGGCCCCAGGCCCCCAGTCCCCACCAGGCAGGGGCAATCGGCACGGCGGCACCATATAGGCAGATTAAGCCTCCCCTCGGCGACCCGTCGGTGGTGGAGAAGGAGAAGCGCAGATCCGCCACTCGTCCCCAGCCCGCAAAGCCCGTCAAACCCCGCCGCCCGTTGTAAAGAAGGACCTGCTTGTGCTGCGTACACC AATCTTGCACATGAACTGGAAGATCTTTTGAGGAAGCAAAGGCTTTATGAGAATCACAGATGGTATTTTCATTTCAATTTCACAACAAAGCAGAAAGAAACTGATGATGACCAAAGCACTGGCAAGAAACTATTCTTTGCTGAAGTGTCGCATATGCAAGGAAAAAGTGACTGGGAGGTCAACTGTTGCCGCATGATCGAATTTGAAGCTAAGG GTGGTCATTGTTTAGGCTGTAAAAACAATGGAAGTCCTGATATGCAGCACCCGGTTGAGACTGATGCATACACTAGTGGTCACTTGGATGGATATTTACCATTTGGTGGTTATTATGTG gaagatgaagatgaagatgaagatgaagacgaaGACGAAGACGAAGGCGAAGATGTAGATGTAATGCAGGAAGAGTTTGAG GGGAGGGGAAGAGGGAGCTGGGACAGAGTCTCTGTATCTTTAGACTTGGGAGTGTCATCGATCTGTAGTGGTCCAGCGCACATATACCAGTGCATTCAACTGAACTCAAGAACTAAGGCACAGCATGGAGAGGAACTTTCATGCATACAATTCTGTGATGTGAGGACCAATAAACTGTGA
- the LOC136527288 gene encoding uncharacterized protein isoform X1, with amino-acid sequence MRGYFWIYPNVGGPFQSIDETENAINSFLDLWQCEARISTTKGGPNSLSSENTCSEKWHLAQAILDQFNEQNNLFGNLAHELEDLLRKQRLYENHRWYFHFNFTTKQKETDDDQSTGKKLFFAEVSHMQGKSDWEVNCCRMIEFEAKGGHCLGCKNNGSPDMQHPVETDAYTSGHLDGYLPFGGYYVEDEDEDEDEDEDEDEGEDVDVMQEEFEGRGRGSWDRVSVSLDLGVSSICSGPAHIYQCIQLNSRTKAQHGEELSCIQFCDVRTNKL; translated from the exons ATGAGGGGATATTTCTGGATATaccctaatgtgggtggaccatTTCAGAGCATAGATGAAACTGAAAATGCTATCAATAGCTTTCTTGATTTATGGCAGTGTGAAGCAAG GATTAGTACAACAAAGGGAGGTCCCAATTCATTAAGTAGTGAGAATACCTGTAGTGAGAAGTGGCATTTGGCTCAAGCTATACTGGACCAGTTCAATGAGCAAAACAATCTTTTCggg AATCTTGCACATGAACTGGAAGATCTTTTGAGGAAGCAAAGGCTTTATGAGAATCACAGATGGTATTTTCATTTCAATTTCACAACAAAGCAGAAAGAAACTGATGATGACCAAAGCACTGGCAAGAAACTATTCTTTGCTGAAGTGTCGCATATGCAAGGAAAAAGTGACTGGGAGGTCAACTGTTGCCGCATGATCGAATTTGAAGCTAAGG GTGGTCATTGTTTAGGCTGTAAAAACAATGGAAGTCCTGATATGCAGCACCCGGTTGAGACTGATGCATACACTAGTGGTCACTTGGATGGATATTTACCATTTGGTGGTTATTATGTG gaagatgaagatgaagatgaagatgaagacgaaGACGAAGACGAAGGCGAAGATGTAGATGTAATGCAGGAAGAGTTTGAG GGGAGGGGAAGAGGGAGCTGGGACAGAGTCTCTGTATCTTTAGACTTGGGAGTGTCATCGATCTGTAGTGGTCCAGCGCACATATACCAGTGCATTCAACTGAACTCAAGAACTAAGGCACAGCATGGAGAGGAACTTTCATGCATACAATTCTGTGATGTGAGGACCAATAAACTGTGA
- the LOC136527288 gene encoding uncharacterized protein isoform X4, whose product MRGYFWIYPNVGGPFQSIDETENAINSFLDLWQCEARISTTKGGPNSLSSENTCSEKWHLAQAILDQFNEQNNLFGNLAHELEDLLRKQRLYENHRWYFHFNFTTKQKETDDDQSTGKKLFFAEVSHMQGKSDWEVNCCRMIEFEAKGGHCLGCKNNGSPDMQHPVETDAYTSGHLDGYLPFGGYYVEDEDEDEDEDEDEDEGEDVDVMQEEFEAYGNRVTFKPGAWQLLQQTKGAVLQMDARK is encoded by the exons ATGAGGGGATATTTCTGGATATaccctaatgtgggtggaccatTTCAGAGCATAGATGAAACTGAAAATGCTATCAATAGCTTTCTTGATTTATGGCAGTGTGAAGCAAG GATTAGTACAACAAAGGGAGGTCCCAATTCATTAAGTAGTGAGAATACCTGTAGTGAGAAGTGGCATTTGGCTCAAGCTATACTGGACCAGTTCAATGAGCAAAACAATCTTTTCggg AATCTTGCACATGAACTGGAAGATCTTTTGAGGAAGCAAAGGCTTTATGAGAATCACAGATGGTATTTTCATTTCAATTTCACAACAAAGCAGAAAGAAACTGATGATGACCAAAGCACTGGCAAGAAACTATTCTTTGCTGAAGTGTCGCATATGCAAGGAAAAAGTGACTGGGAGGTCAACTGTTGCCGCATGATCGAATTTGAAGCTAAGG GTGGTCATTGTTTAGGCTGTAAAAACAATGGAAGTCCTGATATGCAGCACCCGGTTGAGACTGATGCATACACTAGTGGTCACTTGGATGGATATTTACCATTTGGTGGTTATTATGTG gaagatgaagatgaagatgaagatgaagacgaaGACGAAGACGAAGGCGAAGATGTAGATGTAATGCAGGAAGAGTTTGAG GCATATGGTAATCGGGTGACTTTCAAGCCAGGTGCGTGGCAGCTACTCCAGCAGACGAAGGGTGCTGTACTGCAAATGGATGCTAGGAAGTGA
- the LOC136527288 gene encoding uncharacterized protein isoform X3: protein MRGYFWIYPNVGGPFQSIDETENAINSFLDLWQCEARISTTKGGPNSLSSENTCSEKWHLAQAILDQFNEQNNLFGNLAHELEDLLRKQRLYENHRWYFHFNFTTKQKETDDDQSTGKKLFFAEVSHMQGKSDWEVNCCRMIEFEAKGGHCLGCKNNGSPDMQHPVETDAYTSGHLDGYLPFGGYYVEDEDEDEDEDEDEDEGEDVDVMQEEFEAYWWFSVSVQSHRSPEFAVEETARVSVINCMPPNGGSPSPIGSMSY, encoded by the exons ATGAGGGGATATTTCTGGATATaccctaatgtgggtggaccatTTCAGAGCATAGATGAAACTGAAAATGCTATCAATAGCTTTCTTGATTTATGGCAGTGTGAAGCAAG GATTAGTACAACAAAGGGAGGTCCCAATTCATTAAGTAGTGAGAATACCTGTAGTGAGAAGTGGCATTTGGCTCAAGCTATACTGGACCAGTTCAATGAGCAAAACAATCTTTTCggg AATCTTGCACATGAACTGGAAGATCTTTTGAGGAAGCAAAGGCTTTATGAGAATCACAGATGGTATTTTCATTTCAATTTCACAACAAAGCAGAAAGAAACTGATGATGACCAAAGCACTGGCAAGAAACTATTCTTTGCTGAAGTGTCGCATATGCAAGGAAAAAGTGACTGGGAGGTCAACTGTTGCCGCATGATCGAATTTGAAGCTAAGG GTGGTCATTGTTTAGGCTGTAAAAACAATGGAAGTCCTGATATGCAGCACCCGGTTGAGACTGATGCATACACTAGTGGTCACTTGGATGGATATTTACCATTTGGTGGTTATTATGTG gaagatgaagatgaagatgaagatgaagacgaaGACGAAGACGAAGGCGAAGATGTAGATGTAATGCAGGAAGAGTTTGAG GCATATTGGTGGTTCAGTGTCAGTGTGCAATCACACCGAAGTCCAGAATTTGCTGTTGAAGAAACTGCAAGAGTTTCTGTGATAAATTGCATGCCTCCAAATGGTGGTTCTCCATCTCCCATCGGATCCATGAGTTACTAG